In Fusarium fujikuroi IMI 58289 draft genome, chromosome FFUJ_chr08, one genomic interval encodes:
- a CDS encoding probable NADPH-dependent beta-ketoacyl reductase (rhlG) — MAEAQLEDFPSLFSLKGKVAVITGGSRGLGLHAASAFLQAGASKVFISSRKAAACEEACKALNALPNLAPGAVAISVPADSSRFEGVESLLAQVKKHTDRIDILFANAGATWGEQFDTHPDSAFAKVMDLNVKAVFNTIRLFTPLLEKSASLQDPSRVIITASVAGLGVGTIGKQGTYGYSASKAAVLHLGRNIAMELGPRHITVNSICPGFFPSKMSNGLLEMSGGAEEIANSNPMRRLGKPEDIAGVVVYLASRAGSHVNGETIAIDGGALWQRGELMVESKSKL; from the exons ATGGCTGAAGCTCAGTTGGAAGATTTCCCTTCGCTTTTCTCCCTGAAGGGCAAGGTCGCCGTTATCACCGGTGGCTCTCGCGGTCTGGGTCTGCACGCGGCTTCTGC GTTCCTCCAAGCAGGCGCATCAAAGgtcttcatctcatcccGTAAGGCCGCTGCCTGTGAAGAAGCATGCAAAGCTCTCAATGCTCTCCCCAACCTGGCTCCTGGTGCTGTTGCCATCTCAGTTCCCGCGGACTCATCCAGGTTCGAGGGCGTAGAGAGTCTTCTCGCGCAGGTCAAGAAGCACACTGACCGCATCGATATTCTCTTCGCTAATGCTGGAGCTACATGGGGCGAGCAGTTTGACACGCATCCTGACTCTGCTTTTGCCAAGGTCATGGACCTCAATGTCAAGGCTGTTTTCAACACAATCCGGCTTTTCACACCACTCCTCGAGAAGAGCGCTTCTCTTCAGGATCCTAGCCGTGTGATTATCACTGCCAGTGTTGCGGGACTCGGTGTCGGTACAATTGGAAAGCAGGGCACATATGGTTACTCCGCCAGCAAGGCTGCTGTGCTGCATCTGGGACGCAACATCGCCATGGAGCTGGGCCCTAGGCACATCACCGTCAACTCTATCTGCCCCGGCTTCTTCCCTAGCAAGATGTCCAATGGTCTGCTGGAAATgtctggtggtgctgaggAGATCGCAAACAGTAACCCCATGCGCCGACTGGGCAAGCCTGAGGATATTGCTGGTGTGGTTGTTTACCTCGCTAGTCGGGCAGGATCTCATGTTAATGGTGAGACAATTGCTATTGATGGTGGTGCGCTGTGGCAGCGAGGCGAGCTCATGGTCGAATCCAAGTCAAAGCTGTAG
- a CDS encoding related to putative trehalase has translation MAGSEDGHHIEIVSDDSAWAGVEDNAEDPEEVRVIFSALDSFFQYAKVSHFNVTHLRRQAFYALPQEQWKLLAAPPFNFLDTLEKTDDAIDENAELARTIACVGLQSFRMMTTDPEDPEPKMPQEWAGVAKHSDVDKARSTIRQFYRDWTEAGAAEREASYGPVMKALAAEKERYPDGSPLSVLVPGAGLGRLVFDLVANGYTAEGNEISYHQLLASSYILNYCPAAEQHTIYPWVHSFSNHLTRANHLRSYRVPDIHPASVLAATTNVGEMSMCAADFLCLYSNEDHEAQYDAVASVFFLDTAPNLIRYLEVIRHCLRPGGVLINVGPLLWHFENNAPGTHGQDGEAEHDPKSSSGIADPGSFELAGDEVIALLEKMGFVVEWHKTGVHAPYIHDPDSLLQSTYRASTWMARKPLEQGSS, from the exons ATGGCCGGATCTGAAGATGGCCACCACATCGAAATTGTCTCAGATGACAGTGCATGGGCTGGAGTAGAGGACAATGCTGAAGATCCTGAAGAGGTTCGAGTCATATTCAGCGCCTTGGATTCATTCTT CCAATACGCAAAGGTATCTCACTTCAACGTCACACACCTTCGTCGTCAAGCCTTCTatgctcttcctcaagaacaaTGGAAACTCTTGGCTGCACCTCCGTTCAACTTCCTAGACACTCTAGAGAAGACTGATGATGCAATTGATGAAAATGCTGAGCTGGCTCGTACCATTGCTTGTGTTGGCCTACAGTCATTTCGAATGATGACAACAGATCCCGAAGACCCAGAACCCAAGATGCCTCAAGAATGGGCCGGCGTCGCCAAACACTCTGATGTTGATAAGGCGAGGAGTACTATTCGTCAGTTCTACAGAGATTGGACCGAGGCGGGAGCTGCAGAGAGAGAAGCTAGCTATGGCCCCGTCATGAAAGCTCTTGCGGCAGAAAAGGAGAGATATCCGGATGGATCTCCTCTAAGCGTATTGGTTCCAGGCGCAGGTCTAGGAAGATTGGTGTTTGATCTGGTTGCGAATGGGTATACCGCTGAAGGCAACGAAATCTCGTATCACCAACTCCTTGCTTCATCATATATTCTCAACTATTGTCCTGCGGCCGAACAGCATACTATTTACCCCTGGGTCCATAGTTTCTCCAACCACCTCACCAGAGCGAACCACCTCAGAAGCTATCGCGTTCCGGACATCCATCCAGCCTCCGTTCTAGCTGCCACAACTAATGTTGGAGAAATGTCCATGTGCGCCGCCGACTTTCTCTGCCTCTACTCTAATGAAGACCATGAAGCACAGTATGACGCTGTGGCAagtgtcttcttcctcgacacAGCGCCCAATCTGATTCGGTACCTGGAGGTCATACGGCACTGTCTTCGGCCTGGGGGTGTTCTCATCAACGTGGGGCCGTTATTGTGGCATTTCGAGAACAATGCGCCTGGTACTCATGGACAAGATGGTGAAGCAGAGCATGACCCAAAGAGTTCATCGGGCATTGCTGATCCAGGAAGTTTTGAGCTGGCCGGCGACGAAGTCATTGCactgttggagaagatgggatTTGTTGTTGAATGGCACAAGACCGGTGTCCATGCCCCGTATATTCATGATCCTGATAGTCTTTTGCAGTCAACGTATAGAGCAAGTACTTGGATGGCTCGAAAGCCATTGGAGCAAGGGAGTTCATGA
- a CDS encoding related to SSH4-suppressor of SHR3: MGLSSNPSSAFTGVVIGLVSSFGSIVLIALVIFIFWVSGCASTGRIILDRLGRPGEYDDEQAFARDEAEALEVMDDMSRQEYLRAKAWVTANPPESMQTDISLSQYLAIQEKGVSAWEFEPELEIANCFVEARTEIEFFDSECTVMSNLPVPKQNDVYYWEAKIYEKPENTLLSIGMATKPYPLFRLPGYHKYSVGYQSTGARRYNQPFGATPYGPPLVQGDVVGVGYRPRTGAIFFTRNGKKLEEVVHGLKAQNFFPAIGANGPSTIHVNLGQAGFVFIEANVKKWGLAPVTGSLAPPPPYGSEQGSILLEAGTKDGNTYPQGRQHSHSITASSYNTRNPSNDLNPSHGRTRSGNFRVLPPTSPGPVRSSTDISLAHFVPNEENGEASSNAAPQQETHEHNPLHLHLEDATNPPPEYQSPDHSGSEDGRYGSDSEEDTPLIRVLNRSRGNSSATVLPSRQTSSPRQPPVPSYSDAMREGAGRDRSDSARLPPPNRTPSNRPRSSTSA, encoded by the exons ATGGGGCTCTCTTCCAACCCGTCGTCTGCCTTTACAGGCGTCGTCATCGGCCTCGTGTCATCCTTCGGCtccatcgtcctcatcgcccTAGTCATCTTTATCTTCTGGGTTTCTGGCTGTGCGAGTACTGGTCGCATCATCCTCGATCGCCTCGGTCGACCTGGCGAATACGATGATGAACAAGCGTTCGCACgcgatgaggctgaggccCTCGAGGTCATGGATGATATGTCTCGCCAGGAATATCTACGTGCAAAAG CCTGGGTTACTGCCAACCCTCCCGAATCAATGCAGACTGATATCTCTCTGTCTCAATACCTCGCCATACAGGAAAAGGGTGTCTCCGCATGGGAATTTGAACCTGAACTGGAGATCGCCAACTGCTTTGTCGAAGCTCGTACTGAAATTGAATTTTTTGACTCGGAATGCACCGTCATGAGCAATCTTCCTGTTCCCAAACAAAACGATGTCTACTACTGGGAAGCCAAGATATACGAAAAGCCCGAAAACACTCTGCTTAGTATCGGCATGGCTACCAAACCTTATCCTCTTTTCCGACTGCCGG GATATCACAAGTACTCTGTCGGATATCAATCTACCGGTGCCCGTCGCTACAATCAACCATTCGGCGCGACTCCCTATGGTCCTCCACTAGTGCAGGGTGATGTCGTTGGTGTGGGTTATCGTCCTCGAACCGGTGCTATCTTCTTCACTCGCAATGGTaagaagctcgaggaggTTGTTCACGGACTCAAGGCGCAAAACTTCTTCCCTGCCATCGGTGCAAATGGTCCTTCTACTATTCACGTCAACCTTGGTCAGGCcggcttcgtcttcattGAGGCCAACGTCAAGAAATGGGGTCTGGCTCCTGTGACTGGAAGCCTGGCTCCTCCGCCACCTTATGGATCCGAGCAGGGTAGCATACTGTTAGAAGCTGGCACCAAAGACGGCAATACTTATCCTCAAGGCAGGCAACACAGCCACTCCATCACTGCGAGCTCTTACAACACACGCAACCCATCTAACGATCTCAACCCTTCGCATGGACGAACACGCAGTGGTAACTTTCGCGTCCTTCCTCCAACAAGTCCCGGACCAGTCAGAAGCTCGACCGATATTTCTTTGGCTCATTTCGTACCCAACGAGGAGAACGGCGAAGCTAGCAGCAATGCCGCACCTCAGCAGGAGACGCACGAGCACAACcctctgcatctgcatctcgagGATGCGACAAACCCGCCTCCTGAATACCAAAGTCCCGATCATTCAGGTAGCGAAGATGGTCGATATGGAAGTGACAGCGAGGAAGATACGCCTCTTATTCGCGTATTGAACCGCAGCCGAGGTAACTCTTCTGCTACGGTGCTTCCCTCACGGCAAACTTCAAGTCCTCGCCAACCGCCAGTACCCAGCTACAGCGACGCTATGCGGGAAGGAGCTGGTCGTGACCGTAGTGATAGTGCTCGATTACCGCCACCGAACCGAACGCCGTCCAATAGACCTCGCAGCAGCACTTCTGCTTGA
- a CDS encoding probable UPC2 Regulatory protein involved in control of sterol uptake, producing MAGPGGGPPRRSHTKSRKGCDTCKRRHIRCDENFPQCRNCTKHKIRCPYNDVQVPDAERSTTPDKPDLMWTPQIEAAIAEWQTTGIFPLPSLGIYPAPMPHLYSVEDLRLIYHVATLYYQLATIDANNFTLWTRHIPTLLRIGATTPYVMHALLAFSAMHIAFLTDCPLVGSMAYEHRGIALKGLQEAIGSFSRETSDAILAASLVLSWQATDWRSWTQLMQGTSSVIDAMDPWKHESQFGDFIAESSTFPTAPPSPGKDHRPSQPRPEDLDAYHRTLEQIQKVEAHLKYHKEDTTQIQHLIGFLRGSRKISPTLSIAQQFERLQPLRKWLFWMPVGYLQNYHGSPNSLVIIAYLYTVALLMERLFPEIGAAYFGSLSISPVEEIARRLMSINVSGVGSEMQTPLTLMEFPIDTVSQFRSRMGWMHPERTPSFPQFNPRNFTIQEEVPTHESYLYGNPAFSYSTEEMPMLNASGPPSAVSPLVLSPYPSQQYLSVPSPAYNGAYSPASSTFEGSVAYSDTEEYGSWDMNTLQGGPSSSIQDSPQNYGVGFVTPVQAVWI from the exons ATGGCTGGTCCCGGTGGTGGTCCCCCTCGCCGCAGCCACACCAAATCTCGCAAGGGCTGTGATACCTG CAAGCGCCGCCATATCCGATGCGATGAAAACTTCCCCCAGTG CCGAAATTGCACCAAGCACAAGATTCGATGCCCATACAACGATGTACAGGTTCCTGATGCTGAGCGCTCTACAACTCCCGACAAGCCAGACCTGATGTGGACGCCCCAAATTGAAGCCGCCATTGCTGAATGGCAAACGACAGGCATCTTCCCACTCCCCAGCCTGGGAATCTACCCTGCCCCCATGCCACACCTGTACTCTGTTGAAGATCTCCGTCTGATCTACCATGTTGCAACACTATACTACCAACTCGCTACCATCGATGCTAACAATTTCACCCTTTGGACTCGCCATATTCCAAC TCTTCTTCGAATTGGTGCCACGACACCGTATGTGATGCACGCTCTGCTCGCTTTCTCTGCTATGCATATTGCTTTCCTCACCGACTGCCCTCTAGTTGGCAGCATGGCGTATGAGCACCGCGGCATTGCCCTCAAGGGCCTCCAGGAAGCCATTGGGTCTTTCTCTCGAGAGACATCAGATGCTATCCTTGCTGCCTCCCTCGTTCTCTCATGGCAGGCTACGGACTG GCGCAGCTGGACCCAGTTGATGCAAGGCACTTCATCC GTGATCGATGCCATGGACCCCTGGAAGCATGAGTCCCAGTTCGGAGACTTCATCGCCGAGAGTAGCACGTTCCCAACTGCCCCGCCATCTCCCGGAAAGGATCATCGCCCAAGCCAGCCTCGCCCTGAGGATCTGGATGCCTACCATCGAACGCTCGAGCAGATTCAAAAAGTCGAGGCACACCTCAAGTACCACAAGGAAGATACTACACAGATTCAGCATCTCATTGGCTTTCTCCGAGGCTCCCGCAAGATTAGCCCTACGCTCTCCATTGCCCAGCAATTTGAGCGTCTCCAGCCTCTCCGCAAATGGCTCTTCTGGATGCCCGTGGGTTACCTGCAGAACTACCATGGCTCTCCCAACTCGCTGGTCATCATTGCTTATCTGTATACCGTGGCTCTTCTTATGGAACGTCTCTTCCCAGAGATTGGCGCCGCCTATTTTGGCAGTCTGTCTATTTCTCCTGTTGAAGAAATTGCTCGACGACTCATGTCCATCAACGTTTCTGGCGTCGGAAGCGAGATGCAAACTCCCTTGACTCTAATGGAGTTCCCTATCGACACAGTCAGCCAGTTTCGGTCGCGTATGGGATGGATGCACCCCGAAAGAACTCCCTCTTTTCCTCAGTTCAATCCTCGCAATTTCACTATCCAGGAGGAGGTGCCCACCCATGAGTCGTATCTGTACGGAAACCCTGCTTTCAGCTACAGCACTGAGGAAATGCCTATGCTCAACGCATCCGGACCACCTTCTGCAGTAAGCCCCCTGGTCTTGTCGCCATATCCAAGCCAGCAGTACCTCAGTGTTCCCTCACCGGCGTACAATGGGGCTTACAGCCCGGCATCCTCGACTTTCGAGGGCTCTGTCGCATACAGCGATACTGAAGAGTATGGATCATGGGACATGAACACTCTACAAGGCgggccatcctcatcaattCAGGACTCCCCTCAAAACTATGGCGTCGGGTTCGTTACTCCTGTCCAGGCTGTGTGGATCTAG
- a CDS encoding related to importin beta-2 subunit (transportin), which yields MSSWEPAPDSLQQLAACLKDSLSGFDKSAQKQADLMLQQAKNSPDINNYLAYLFSSSSPPNGLQFSEQDFHLVRSAAGIMLKNNVRSEWKTIPESNLQLIKLAVPMCLQDKNSQIRNFAGNIATEIVRRGGLLSWPELLPQLLDLVGNTSGQTSNEAQEGAMSALAKICEDNFRQLTKEVNGQRPLNYVLPHFIAATKSPLPKVRAGALTAINVFTPRESQAMLNSIDDLLQHLFVLASDDNVDVRRQVCRAFVHLVETRPDKLQPHISGLVDYIISQQKGDDEDLACEAAEFWLAVGEHDNLWRALEPYINKIIPVLLECMVYSGEDIALLGGASDDEEEEDREEDIRPAFAKKALARKANGEVRESADQAQNGNGFEKLDGMDDDTEEGEIDDYDDGDDANPDERWTIRKCSAAALDVFARDFQSPVFEAIFPYLSQHLKHEEWPQREAAVLALGAVADGCMDVVVPHLPELVPYLISLLEDSEPVVRQITCWTLGRYSSWAANLEDTEKDQFFLPLMDGILRHMLDKNKKVQEAAASAFANLEEKAGKILEPYCGPIIQQFVHCFAKYKDRNMYILYDCVQTLAEHIGPAMAAPELSGKLMPALIDRYNRVSDQSRELFPLLECLSYVAMALGDAFAPYAEPIFLRCVNIIHVNLEQTLAAAGNPIIDQPDKDFLVTSLDLLSAIVQALNDDKSAALVKSSQQSFFELLSFCMEDPSDEVRQSAYALLGDCARYVYPLLQPYLGTIIPILLKQLDMDSVLDEDMDSGFGVVNNACWSVGEISMQHKEHMGPWVQELLQRFVEIMTNPRVPKALNENAAMALGRLGLENSEQLGPHLSTFAEEWIGIMNEVDATEEKATAFKGFSMIVGRNPQAMEKELLNYFTAIARYRDIDLKSPVRQELHDVFQKVIDIYKQIIPEFSNFVGQMQQRDRQNLESHYTL from the exons ATGTCCTCCTGGGAGCCCGCCCCCGATTCGCTGCAGCAGCTTGCTGCTTGCCTCAAAGACTCCCTCAGTGGTTTCGACAAAAGTGCTCAGAAGCAGGCTGACTTG ATGCTTCAACAAGCCAAGAACTCGCccgacatcaacaactatCTCGCCTatctcttctcaagctcttcaccTCCCAATGGCCTTCAATTTTCCGAGCAAGATTTCCACCTCGTGCGCTCCGCCGCTGGCATAATGCTCAAGAATAATGTTCGAAGCGAATGGAAGACCATCCCCGAATCCAacctccagctcatcaagctcGCGGTCCCCATGTGCTTGCAAGACAAGAACTCCCAGATCCGCAACTTTGCTGGAAATATTGCTACCGAAATTGTCCGCCGTGGAGGCTTGCTCAGCTGGCCAGAGCTACTTCCTCAGCTCCTCGACCTGGTCGGTAACACATCCGGTCAAACTTCGAACGAGGCGCAAGAGGGTGCTATGTCTGCTCTGGCCAAGATCTGCGAGGACAACTTCCGTCAGTTGACCAAGGAAGTTAATGGCCAGCGGCCCCTCAACTATGTTCTCCCCCATTTTATCGCGGCCACCAAGAGCCCTCTGCCCAAGGTCAGGGCTGGTGCGCTTACTGCTATCAACGTCTTCACGCCTCGAGAATCACAGGCCATGCTCAACTCCATCGATGACCTCCTCCAGCATCTGTTTGTCCTGGCCAGCGATGACAATGTCGATGTTCGACGGCAAGTGTGTCGTGCCTTTGTTCACCTAGTTGAGACGCGGCCCGACAAGCTCCAGCCGCACATTAGTGGCCTCGTTGACTACATAATATCCCAGCAGAaaggcgacgatgaggacttgGCCTGTGAAGCGGCCGAATTCTGGCTCGCCGTGGGAGAACATGACAATTTGTGGAGGGCATTGGAGCCGTACATCAATAAGATTATTCCTGTCCTCCTCGAATGTATGGTTTACAGTGGAGAGGACATTGCCCTCCTTGGAGGTGCTtcagatgacgaggaggaggaggatcgTGAGGAGGATATCCGCCCTGCAtttgccaagaaggctcttgcACGAAAGGCCAACGGTGAGGTCAGGGAGTCCGCCGATCAAGCCCAGAATGGAAACGGGttcgagaagctcgatggAATGGACGATGATACCGAGGAGGGAGAAATCGATGACTACGATGACGGTGATGACGCCAACCCTGACGAGCGGTGGACCATCCGCAAGTGCTCCGCCGCTGCTCTCGATGTTTTCGCCCGCGACTTCCAATCACCTGTTTTCGAGGCCATCTTCCCCTATCTGTCACAGCATCTGAAGCACGAAGAGTGGCCTCAGCGAGAAGCTGCTGTTCTCGCCTTGGGTGCCGTTGCTGATGGATGCATGGACGTTGTTGTCCCTCACTTGCCCGAGCTCGTGCCTTACCTCATCTCCCTTCTCGAAGACTCGGAGCCTGTCGTGAGACAGATCACCTGTTGGACCCTTGGTCGGTATTCGTCATGGGCTGCCAATCTGGAGGATACAGAAAAGGATCAGTTCTTCCTCCCTTTGATGGACGGTATTCTCCGCCACATGTTGGATAAGAACAAGAAAGTACAAGAAGCTGCTGCATCGGCATTCGCCAACCTCGAGGAGAAGGCAGGTAAGATCCTTGAACCTTACTGTGGCCCCATTATCCAGCAATTCGTCCATTGCTTTGCCAAGTACAAGGATCGCAACATGTACATTCTTTACGACTGTGTACAGACACTGGCAGAGCATATTGGACCTGCCATGGCCGCACCTGAGCTGTCTGGCAAGCTGATGCCTGCCTTGATCGACCGATACAACCGTGTATCGGATCAGTCACGCGAGCTGTTCCCTCTTCTAGAGTGCCTCTCTTATGTGGCGATGGCACTCGGTGATGCGTTCGCTCCCTATGCTGAGCCTATCTTCCTTCGATGCGTCAACATCATTCACGTCAACCTTGAGCAGACTTTGGCCGCTGCTGGCAACCCCATAATTGACCAGCCTGACAAGGATTTCCTGGTGACAAGTCTGGATCTTCTTAGTGCCATCGTTCAAGCTCTCAACGACGACAAGTCGGCTGCATTGGTCAAGAGTTCCCAACAGTCCTTCTTTGAGCTCCTCAGCTTCTGTATGGAGGACCCCAGTGACGAAGTTCGACAATCTGCCTACGCACTGCTGGGAGATTGCGCTAGATACGTCTATCCTCTGCTACAGCCCTACCTTGGTACAATCATCCCCATCCTGCTGAAGCAGCTTGATATGGACAGCGTCCTCGATGAGGATATGGACAGTGGGTTTGGCGTCGTCAACAACGCTTGCTGGTCGGTTGGTGAAATTTCAATGCAACACAAGGAACACATGGGCCCATGGgttcaagagcttcttcaacggTTTGTTGAGATTATGACCAACCCTCGTGTTCCTAAAGCGCTGAACGAAAATGCTGCCATGGCTTTGGGACGCCTCGGCCTTGAGAACTCGGAACAGCTTGGACCTCATCTTTCAACTTTTGCAGAGGAATGGATCGGCATCATGAACGAGGTCGATGCAACTGAGGAGAAGGCGACAGCTTTCAAGGGATTTTCTATGATAGTGGGACGAAACCCCCAGGCCATGGAGAAGGAGTTGCTTAACTATTTCACGGCCATTGCCCGTTATCGTGACATTGACTTGAAGAGCCCAGTCAGGCAGGAGTTGCATGATGTCTTCCAGAAG GTCATCGATATCTACAAACAAATAATTCCCGAGTTTAGCAACTTTGTCGGCCAGATGCAGCAACGAGACCGACAAAATTTGGAGTCGCATTACACTCTGTAG